A genomic segment from Nymphalis io chromosome 15, ilAglIoxx1.1, whole genome shotgun sequence encodes:
- the LOC126773823 gene encoding AP-2 complex subunit mu: MIGGLFVYNHKGEVLISRVYRDDIGRNAVDAFRVNVIHARQQVRSPVTNIARTSFFHIKRANIWLAAVTKQNVNAAMVFEFLLKIIDVMQSYFGKISEENIKNNFVLIYELLDEILDFGYPQNSDTGVLKTFITQQGIKSASKEEQAQITSQVTGQIGWRREGIKYRRNELFLDVLEYVNLLMSPQGQVLSAHVAGKVVMKSYLSGMPECKFGINDKIVMEAKGKGNGGISGNTDSDPARSGKPVVVIDDCQFHQCVKLSKFETEHSISFIPPDGEFELMRYRTTKDISLPFRVIPLVREVGRTKMEVKVVLKSNFKPSLLGQKIEVKIPTPLNTSGVQLICLKGKAKYKASENAIVWKIKRMAGMKETQLSAEIELLETDTKKKWTRPPISMGFEVPFAPSGFKVRYLKVFEPKLNYSDHDVIKWVRYIGRSGLYETRC; encoded by the exons ATGATCGGGGGCCTATTCGTGTACAATCACAAAGGGGAGGTGCTCATATCGAGGGTGTATAGGGATGACATAGGGCGGAATGCCGTAGATGCGTTCCGAGTTAACGTAATCCATGCTCGTCAGCAAGTTCGTTCGCCGGTAACGAACATCGCTCGCACCTCGTTTTTTCATATCAAG AGAGCAAATATCTGGCTGGCGGCAGTAACTAAGCAAAATGTTAATGCCGCTATGGTGTTTGAGTTCCTGCTAAAGATCATAGATGTAATGCAGTCTTACTTTGGCAAAATATCTgaagaaaatatcaaaaataattttgttctgATCTATGAACTTCTTGATG aaATTCTGGACTTTGGTTATCCTCAGAACTCTGATACCGGTGTTCTGAAAACTTTTATCACTCAACAGGGTATCAAGTCTGCATCCAAAGAGGAACAAGCTCAAATTACTTCACAG GTCACTGGGCAGATAGGATGGCGTCGTGAAGGCATAAAATATAGACGCAACGAACTTTTCCTCGATGTTTTGGAATATGTCAATTTGCTAATGTCACCTCAAG GGCAAGTTCTTTCTGCCCATGTCGCTGGTAAGGTGGTGATGAAGTCATACCTGTCAGGTATGCCAGAATGCAAGTTTGGTATCAATGATAAGATTGTGATGGAGGCCAAAGGAAAGGGTAATG GTGGTATATCCGGCAACACGGACAGCGATCCGGCCCGCTCGGGCAAGCCGGTGGTGGTCATCGATGACTGTCAGTTCCATCAGTGCGTGAAGCTCAGCAAGTTTGAGACGGAGCACTCCATCTCTTTCATACCACCAGATGGAGAGTTTGAGCTCATGAG ATACCGTACCACCAAAGACATCTCTCTGCCATTCCGCGTTATCCCCCTGGTCAGAGAGGTTGGCCGAACTAAAATGGAAGTGAAAGTTGTTCTCAAGTCTAACTTCAAGCCTTCCCTTCTGGGACAAAAGATTGAAGTCAAGATTCCAACCCCACTGAACACAAGTGGAGTTCAGCTCATCTGCTTGAAGGGAAAAGCTAAATACAAAGCATCAGAGAATGCTATTGTTTGGAA GATCAAACGCATGGCAGGCATGAAGGAAACTCAGTTGTCAGCTGAGATTGAACTGCTGGAAACCGATACTAAGAAGAAGTGGACTCGTCCTCCCATCTCCATGGGCTTCGAGGTGCCCTTCGCTCCTTCGGGCTTtaag GTGCGGTATTTGAAGGTGTTCGAGCCGAAATTGAACTATTCGGATCACGATGTGATCAAATGGGTGCGCTACATCGGTCGTTCCGGTTTGTACGAGACGCGCTGCTAG
- the LOC126773859 gene encoding CTD nuclear envelope phosphatase 1 homolog, with amino-acid sequence MLKQLQMGIRAFMLIASKVWSCFCYMFRKQYRALAQYQSVKYEIYPLSPVSRHRLSLVKRKMLVLDLDETLIHSHHDAMLRPTVKPGTPPDFVLKVTIDKHPVRFFVHKRPHVDYFLDIVSQWYELVVFTASMEIYGAAVADKLDNGRGILRRRFYRQHCTAEHGSYTKNLSSICDDLNRVFILDNSPGAYRDFPDNAIPIKSWFSDPLDVALLNLLPALDALRFTHDVRSVLSRNLHLHRLW; translated from the exons ATGCTGAAACAATTGCAAATGGGCATTCGCGCGTTCATGCTAATCGCATCCAAAGTATGGAGTTGTTTTTGTTACATGTTTAGAAAGCAATATCGAgcg TTGGCTCAATATCAATCTgtcaaatatgaaatatatccaCTTTCCCCTGTATCTCGACACAGGCTGA gTCTAGTCAAGAGAAAAATGCTGGTACTAGACTTAGATGAAACGCTCATACACTCGCACCACGACGCAATGTTGCGGCCGACAGTGAAGCCGGGCACTCCTCCAGACTTTGTACTCAAAGTGACTATAGACAAACACCCAGTCAGATTCTTCGTGCATAAACGGCCTCATGTTGACTATTTTTTGGATAta GTGTCACAGTGGTATGAGTTGGTGGTTTTCACGGCGTCGATGGAGATATACGGTGCGGCGGTCGCGGACAAGCTGGACAATGGACGGGGTATCCTCAGGAGGAGATTTTACAG ACAGCACTGCACCGCAGAACACGGGTCATACACAAAGAACCTGTCGTCGATATGTGACGATCTAAACAGGGTCTTTATCCTAGACAATTCTCCGGGAGCATACCGGGATTTCCcag ACAACGCCATCCCCATCAAGTCGTGGTTCTCGGACCCGCTGGACGTGGCGCTGCTGAACCTGCTGCCGGCGCTCGACGCGCTGCGCTTCACGCACGACGTGCGCTCCGTGCTGTCGCGCAACCTGCACCTGCACCGCCTGTGGTAG